From Spirosoma aerolatum, one genomic window encodes:
- a CDS encoding DsbA family oxidoreductase, with the protein MEIEIWSDVMCPFCYIGKRKFEAGLAQFAHNKDVKVVWKSFQLNPGLKTDPSKNVNQHLADIKGWSLQQAEQMNNRVTDMAREVGLEYHFDKAIVANSWDAHRLVQLAKTKGLGDAAEERLFRAYFTEGKNTSDHTTLVELGTDIGLDASEVSQMLASTAFNDEVSHDLYEARQLGIRGVPFFVLNRKYAVSGAQAPETFLGALETAWTEWDQQHPKLTEVAAGEAACTPEDGCVLPE; encoded by the coding sequence ATGGAAATTGAAATTTGGAGTGATGTGATGTGCCCGTTTTGCTACATCGGCAAACGAAAATTCGAAGCTGGCTTGGCCCAGTTTGCTCATAATAAGGATGTCAAAGTCGTCTGGAAAAGTTTTCAGCTCAATCCGGGTTTGAAAACTGACCCATCTAAAAATGTTAACCAGCACCTGGCCGATATAAAAGGCTGGAGCCTTCAACAGGCTGAGCAAATGAACAACCGGGTAACCGATATGGCCCGCGAGGTAGGTCTGGAGTATCATTTCGACAAGGCTATCGTTGCCAACTCCTGGGATGCGCACCGGCTGGTTCAGCTAGCGAAAACAAAGGGACTGGGCGATGCCGCTGAAGAGCGACTGTTTCGGGCCTATTTTACCGAAGGGAAAAATACGTCGGATCATACAACGCTGGTTGAACTGGGCACCGACATTGGCCTGGATGCATCAGAGGTTAGCCAGATGTTAGCTTCTACGGCCTTTAACGACGAGGTAAGTCATGACCTGTACGAAGCCCGGCAACTGGGCATACGAGGTGTTCCGTTTTTTGTTCTGAATCGGAAATATGCTGTTTCGGGTGCTCAGGCTCCGGAAACGTTTTTAGGTGCCCTCGAAACGGCCTGGACTGAATGGGACCAACAACATCCTAAACTCACCGAAGTAGCCGCTGGTGAAGCCGCCTGCACCCCAGAAGATGGCTGCGTATTGCCAGAGTAA
- a CDS encoding group II truncated hemoglobin yields the protein METQPKTPIPTLYEWVGGMENFEDWTSLFYQRVGQDSILEPVFRNMVPEHAQHVAHFIAEVFRGPARYSHEEGNHYQMIRKHVGRHLTEIQRRRWIELILDTADSVGMPDDPEFRSALVGYLEWGSRLAVINSNADSVNEELDAPMPTWGWGETGGPYVP from the coding sequence ATGGAAACTCAACCAAAAACACCCATCCCTACTTTATACGAGTGGGTGGGAGGGATGGAAAACTTTGAAGACTGGACCAGCCTGTTTTATCAGCGTGTAGGACAGGATTCGATCCTTGAGCCGGTATTTCGAAACATGGTGCCCGAACATGCTCAGCATGTAGCCCATTTTATTGCCGAGGTGTTTCGTGGCCCTGCCCGGTATAGCCATGAGGAAGGAAACCACTACCAGATGATTCGTAAACATGTGGGTCGACACCTGACCGAAATCCAGCGTCGGCGCTGGATTGAGCTGATTCTGGATACGGCCGATTCCGTTGGCATGCCAGATGATCCTGAGTTCCGTTCGGCATTAGTGGGTTATTTGGAGTGGGGCTCCCGACTAGCCGTTATCAATTCAAACGCTGACTCTGTAAATGAGGAACTGGACGCGCCTATGCCAACCTGGGGATGGGGTGAAACAGGCGGTCCATACGTTCCCTAA
- a CDS encoding LytR/AlgR family response regulator transcription factor produces the protein MNVLIIEDESLTAKRLESLLQKYDPSINVLAKLPSVAEAVEWFNEPHPPIELVFMDIHLEDDLGFRIFEQTSLSTPVIFTTAYDEYMIQAFKVNSIDYLLKPINYDELVAAIEKFKALKKQFGQASSAPDIETLLNLIGRSRQTDYKDRFMITVGTKIRSIETSEIAYFFLEEKVVFLVTKDGLNLPVDYSLDKLTQLLNPRQFFRISRQFLVSLPAIQTIHTFSAGKLKLDLQPKSRQEVFVSGDRMTEFKEWLGK, from the coding sequence ATGAATGTACTGATTATTGAAGACGAGAGCCTGACCGCAAAGCGGCTCGAAAGCCTACTCCAGAAATACGATCCATCCATAAACGTATTGGCAAAACTGCCCTCCGTGGCCGAAGCGGTGGAGTGGTTCAATGAGCCACATCCGCCCATCGAACTGGTTTTTATGGATATTCACCTCGAAGATGATCTGGGATTCCGCATTTTCGAGCAAACATCGTTGAGTACGCCCGTCATTTTCACCACGGCCTACGACGAATATATGATTCAGGCCTTTAAAGTCAACAGCATCGACTACCTGTTGAAACCCATCAATTATGATGAACTGGTAGCGGCCATTGAAAAATTCAAAGCCCTGAAAAAACAGTTTGGTCAGGCGAGTTCGGCTCCCGACATCGAAACGCTGCTCAATCTAATTGGTAGATCGCGACAGACGGACTACAAAGATCGGTTCATGATTACGGTGGGCACCAAGATTCGCAGCATCGAAACCTCCGAAATCGCTTACTTTTTTCTGGAAGAGAAAGTAGTTTTTCTGGTCACGAAAGACGGACTGAACTTACCTGTCGACTACAGTCTGGATAAGCTCACGCAACTGCTCAATCCGCGTCAGTTTTTCCGTATCAGCCGCCAGTTTCTGGTGTCACTGCCAGCCATCCAGACCATCCATACGTTTTCGGCGGGTAAGCTCAAACTCGACTTACAGCCCAAATCCCGTCAGGAAGTCTTTGTCAGTGGCGACCGCATGACCGAATTTAAAGAATGGCTGGGGAAATAA
- a CDS encoding LacI family DNA-binding transcriptional regulator, which translates to MDTITIKDIARALNLSTSTVSRALRDSYEINPETKRLVIEYAERLNYRPNPIALSLKENRSRVIGVVVPQIANNFFSQVINGIEAIAYNRGYHVIIFQSHESFEREVLTVQQAVARKADGLLISLSSSTSDVSHIRELQEKKMPIVLFDRVAKELDSISVTADNFEAAFAATEHLIQTGRRRIAHITIPPYISITQERLAGYKAALEKYGILYEENLLRYAGFGQNEVEPIIDDLLSQSPDAFFAASDRLALSTLAALKKRNIAIPGQVSLIGFTNTPVADLLAPPMSTVEQPALEIGQVAAEQLINLIEGKYKGLQPERIKIPTRMVIRESSQID; encoded by the coding sequence TTGGATACCATAACAATAAAAGATATTGCTCGCGCGCTGAATCTCTCGACATCGACGGTGTCGCGGGCACTACGCGACAGCTACGAAATCAACCCAGAAACCAAGCGCCTGGTCATCGAATATGCTGAGCGGCTCAACTACAGGCCCAATCCCATTGCGCTGAGCCTGAAAGAAAACCGGAGCCGGGTTATTGGCGTCGTTGTGCCACAGATTGCGAATAATTTTTTCTCGCAGGTAATCAACGGCATCGAAGCAATCGCCTATAATCGGGGGTATCACGTTATCATTTTTCAAAGTCACGAGTCGTTTGAGCGGGAGGTGCTGACGGTGCAGCAGGCCGTAGCCCGGAAGGCTGATGGACTCCTGATTTCATTGTCGAGTAGTACGTCGGATGTGTCGCATATTCGGGAGCTTCAGGAAAAAAAGATGCCTATTGTACTCTTCGACCGGGTGGCCAAAGAACTCGACTCGATCAGTGTAACGGCCGATAATTTCGAAGCGGCATTTGCCGCCACCGAGCACCTGATTCAAACTGGCCGTCGACGGATTGCTCACATTACGATCCCGCCCTATATTTCCATTACGCAGGAACGATTGGCAGGTTATAAGGCCGCTTTGGAAAAATACGGTATTCTTTACGAGGAAAATCTGTTGCGCTACGCCGGTTTCGGGCAAAATGAAGTTGAACCAATTATTGACGACTTGTTGAGTCAGTCGCCCGATGCCTTTTTTGCCGCCAGCGACCGGCTGGCCCTGAGTACATTAGCAGCCCTGAAAAAACGGAATATTGCCATTCCGGGGCAGGTATCATTGATTGGCTTTACCAATACGCCCGTTGCCGATTTGCTGGCCCCGCCCATGAGTACCGTCGAACAGCCAGCCCTGGAAATTGGCCAAGTGGCAGCCGAGCAATTGATCAATCTGATTGAGGGGAAATACAAAGGACTCCAGCCCGAGCGCATCAAAATCCCCACCCGCATGGTCATTCGCGAATCGTCCCAAATAGACTAG
- a CDS encoding sensor histidine kinase, translated as MTYRLTNSQKWQLAFSVFVIYWPIRMYANGASFSWIFSARQIPFWALEFLVTILFFYAWITVTEWLQQRFFKHFGEGFLIEFKIPAQIATLLIASALAVGFNSAFTVLWHNLDEVMEQRFGVSRDPDPRQQRLPTPPRSPEERQRIRERRQRTNNSLMVMAMLSAFYLSANRRAFRRLEAVQLRAERLEKENVQAQFAALKSQVNPHFLFNSLSILSSLVHADADLSEKFIDQLSRAYRYILEQKDNERVSLKTELEFIQAYRFLLNIRFENKFDVFIDVPEWEQNRYSIAPLTLQLLVENAVKHNRMSTKEPLRVHILLDGDYLVVSNNLQPRPKSENSTGVGLENIITRYALLTEQSVWVGESDGDFVVRIPLLISEKVLVSEVEKERKSERVKE; from the coding sequence ATGACCTACCGTCTGACGAATTCGCAAAAGTGGCAACTCGCCTTTAGCGTGTTCGTTATCTACTGGCCTATCCGCATGTATGCCAATGGAGCAAGCTTTAGCTGGATTTTTTCGGCTCGGCAAATACCGTTCTGGGCGCTGGAATTCCTGGTCACCATTTTGTTTTTCTACGCCTGGATTACGGTAACGGAGTGGTTACAGCAGCGCTTTTTCAAGCACTTTGGCGAGGGTTTCCTGATCGAGTTCAAGATTCCGGCCCAGATAGCCACGCTACTCATTGCCAGTGCCTTAGCGGTAGGTTTCAATAGTGCCTTTACTGTACTATGGCATAATCTGGACGAGGTAATGGAACAACGGTTCGGTGTATCGCGCGATCCTGATCCTCGTCAGCAGCGACTTCCAACGCCCCCGCGCTCACCCGAAGAACGGCAACGAATCCGTGAGCGACGGCAGCGGACCAACAACTCGCTGATGGTAATGGCCATGCTTTCAGCCTTTTATTTGTCAGCAAACCGACGTGCCTTTCGACGGCTGGAAGCTGTACAGCTGCGGGCAGAGCGATTGGAAAAGGAGAATGTACAGGCCCAGTTTGCGGCCCTGAAAAGTCAGGTAAATCCGCACTTTTTGTTTAACAGCCTGAGTATTTTGTCGTCGCTGGTGCATGCCGATGCTGATCTGTCGGAGAAATTCATCGACCAGTTATCAAGGGCGTATCGCTATATACTGGAGCAGAAGGATAACGAACGCGTATCGCTGAAAACTGAACTGGAGTTCATTCAGGCATATCGATTTTTGCTCAACATCCGCTTCGAGAACAAATTCGACGTGTTTATCGACGTACCCGAATGGGAGCAGAACCGCTATAGCATAGCCCCTCTGACCCTGCAACTTCTTGTCGAGAATGCGGTGAAGCACAACCGCATGTCGACCAAAGAGCCTCTTCGGGTGCATATCCTGCTCGACGGTGATTATCTGGTGGTTAGCAATAATTTACAACCCCGTCCGAAATCAGAGAATTCGACGGGCGTTGGACTTGAGAATATTATTACCCGCTATGCCCTACTGACCGAACAGTCGGTTTGGGTGGGTGAGAGCGATGGCGATTTTGTGGTAAGAATACCGCTGCTGATTAGTGAAAAAGTTTTAGTGAGCGAGGTGGAGAAAGAGCGAAAGAGCGAAAGAGTGAAAGAGTGA
- a CDS encoding SDR family NAD(P)-dependent oxidoreductase: MSNRFSNQIAIVTGGADGIGKGIAKRLASEGATIILFDINHVTLERTVAEFTKQGHSVSGHVVDVSQESSVEKAVQTVEESYGRLDIMVNSAGIVGPTNTKITDFSVADYDRVYHTNLRGAFLMTKFALKAMEKANYGRILHLASIAGKEGNPFMTGYSSMKAGVIGLVKGIGKEYAETGITVNGIAPAVIRTALNNDTAPEQLAYMTAKIPMKRLGTVEEVAALAAWIVSEEASFTTGFIYDLSGGRATY, from the coding sequence ATGTCAAATCGGTTTTCAAATCAGATAGCCATTGTAACAGGAGGAGCCGACGGCATCGGAAAAGGCATTGCCAAACGGCTGGCTTCGGAGGGGGCAACCATCATCCTGTTCGATATCAATCATGTTACCCTCGAACGAACGGTGGCCGAATTTACGAAGCAAGGACATAGTGTATCGGGCCATGTAGTCGATGTGTCGCAGGAGAGTTCGGTTGAAAAAGCGGTTCAAACGGTCGAAGAGTCGTACGGTCGATTAGACATTATGGTCAATTCGGCGGGTATTGTCGGGCCTACCAATACAAAAATTACCGACTTTTCGGTGGCCGATTACGACCGTGTATACCATACCAACCTTCGGGGCGCTTTTCTGATGACGAAATTTGCCCTGAAAGCGATGGAAAAAGCCAATTATGGCCGCATTCTGCACCTGGCTTCCATTGCGGGCAAAGAAGGTAATCCATTCATGACCGGCTATTCGTCGATGAAAGCAGGCGTAATCGGATTGGTCAAAGGCATCGGGAAAGAGTATGCCGAAACGGGCATTACCGTCAATGGCATTGCCCCTGCCGTAATCAGGACTGCTCTGAACAACGATACAGCTCCTGAGCAACTTGCTTATATGACGGCTAAAATTCCCATGAAACGGCTGGGAACGGTGGAAGAAGTAGCTGCGCTGGCAGCCTGGATTGTCTCAGAAGAAGCTAGTTTTACCACCGGATTCATTTACGATTTGTCGGGTGGACGGGCTACATACTGA
- a CDS encoding 3-keto-disaccharide hydrolase: protein MKHILLTLTGLFITLSSFAQSTTNREEWVRIFNGKDLTGWDIKIAGQPLNDNYKNTFRVEKGMLRVMYDQYKTFDGKYGHIYYNKPYAYYRVRFSYRFLGKQTPGGDPWNVRNSGIMLHSQSAKSLSLNQTFPVSLEMQLLGGLGDGPRHTGNLCTPGTQVYMSGKLRPEHCTDSDSKTYDGDRWITAEAIVLGDSIVHHIIEGDTVLTYERPQVGGGFVSKDHNWEAGRFDSQAAAHWNSLANTALGEGFIALQAESHDIDFRNVEVLDLKGCTDPKALNYKSYFVKSDNSLCRYKK, encoded by the coding sequence ATGAAACACATTTTACTGACATTAACGGGTCTGTTTATCACACTTTCATCGTTTGCGCAATCCACAACCAACCGGGAAGAATGGGTTCGGATTTTCAACGGAAAAGACCTTACTGGCTGGGACATCAAAATTGCCGGACAGCCCCTGAACGACAACTACAAAAATACCTTCCGCGTCGAAAAGGGTATGCTCCGGGTCATGTACGATCAGTACAAAACCTTCGATGGCAAATACGGACATATCTACTACAACAAGCCATACGCCTATTATCGGGTTCGTTTTTCTTATCGGTTTCTGGGCAAACAAACACCCGGTGGCGATCCCTGGAACGTACGAAACAGCGGTATTATGCTGCATTCGCAATCGGCAAAGAGCTTATCGCTCAACCAGACGTTTCCGGTATCGCTGGAAATGCAGTTACTCGGTGGGCTAGGCGATGGGCCGCGTCATACAGGCAATCTGTGTACGCCCGGTACACAGGTATACATGAGTGGCAAGCTTCGGCCGGAGCATTGTACGGATTCCGATTCAAAAACCTACGATGGTGATCGCTGGATAACGGCAGAAGCCATTGTACTGGGCGACTCGATCGTGCATCACATCATCGAAGGCGATACAGTACTTACCTACGAACGCCCACAGGTTGGTGGCGGGTTTGTGAGCAAAGACCATAACTGGGAAGCTGGTCGATTCGATAGTCAGGCAGCTGCCCATTGGAACAGTCTGGCCAATACTGCTCTTGGCGAAGGATTCATTGCTTTACAGGCCGAAAGCCACGACATTGATTTCCGCAATGTCGAAGTGCTTGATCTGAAAGGCTGCACCGATCCCAAAGCACTCAACTATAAATCCTATTTTGTCAAGTCCGATAATAGCCTATGCCGCTATAAAAAGTAG
- a CDS encoding Lrp/AsnC family transcriptional regulator, which produces MALVDATDRKILDLLQQDAHLTIQDIGRKINLSKTPVHERIKRLEREGVIERYVTLVDKKKLGNSLMVYCQVTLDRQTRDAFTAFEIDVRELPEVLECNRVSGTFDYLIKIISQDMDTYNHFYQEKLSVIPGTLHISSFFVMSEIKNSTVIPV; this is translated from the coding sequence ATGGCTCTTGTCGACGCAACTGATCGGAAAATCCTGGACTTACTCCAACAGGATGCCCATCTGACCATTCAGGATATTGGTCGGAAGATCAATCTGTCTAAAACCCCCGTCCACGAACGCATCAAACGGCTCGAACGCGAGGGCGTTATTGAACGCTATGTAACCCTGGTCGATAAAAAAAAACTGGGTAATTCACTGATGGTTTATTGCCAGGTAACCCTCGATCGACAAACCCGCGATGCGTTTACCGCTTTTGAAATCGACGTACGCGAACTCCCCGAAGTACTTGAATGCAATCGGGTATCGGGCACATTCGATTACCTGATCAAGATCATCAGCCAGGATATGGATACCTACAACCATTTCTATCAGGAAAAACTGTCGGTCATTCCCGGCACCTTGCATATCAGCAGCTTCTTTGTGATGTCGGAGATCAAAAATTCGACTGTAATTCCGGTTTGA
- a CDS encoding Kelch repeat-containing protein yields MKIVIASSLGVLLNGLVQAQSWQPVTTQNSCSARHENAATLIGDSLYAVGGRGIKPLEALNLKTLVWQTLPTPPAEMNHFQAITYNDELYVMGAFQGQYPHETPIPNIYIYSPKQGKWRVGPEIPKDRLRGSAGVVVYKNKIYMACGIIDGHYDGHVAWLDEYDPKTNTWKKLADAPRTRDHISAAVVDDKLYLAGGRNSTARINKVLETTIAEVDVYDFKTGRWSTLPSTSNIPTQRAGGTAVTQGGKVWIIGGETVQLKAHNEAEALDPKTNTWTSGPRLNQGRHGTQAVVYKGNIYIVAGSANHGGGPELNTVEVLK; encoded by the coding sequence ATGAAAATCGTAATAGCCAGTAGTTTAGGCGTATTGTTAAACGGTCTGGTACAGGCCCAAAGCTGGCAGCCTGTTACCACCCAGAACAGTTGTTCGGCCCGTCATGAAAATGCGGCTACTCTCATTGGCGACAGTTTGTATGCGGTTGGCGGACGAGGCATTAAACCATTGGAGGCCCTGAACCTAAAAACGCTGGTCTGGCAAACGCTACCGACGCCACCGGCCGAAATGAATCACTTTCAGGCCATTACCTACAATGACGAATTATATGTGATGGGCGCTTTCCAGGGGCAATACCCGCACGAGACCCCCATTCCAAACATCTATATCTACAGTCCTAAGCAAGGTAAATGGCGGGTTGGTCCCGAAATTCCGAAAGACCGGCTACGAGGTTCGGCAGGTGTAGTCGTGTATAAAAACAAGATATACATGGCCTGTGGTATCATCGATGGGCATTACGATGGTCATGTAGCGTGGCTCGATGAATACGATCCCAAAACCAATACCTGGAAAAAACTGGCTGATGCGCCCCGCACCCGCGACCACATCAGTGCGGCTGTTGTCGATGACAAACTGTATCTGGCGGGAGGTCGCAATTCAACGGCCCGGATCAATAAAGTGCTGGAAACGACCATCGCCGAAGTGGATGTCTACGATTTTAAAACCGGACGCTGGAGCACACTGCCTTCTACCTCAAACATTCCCACGCAACGGGCGGGTGGCACTGCCGTTACCCAGGGCGGTAAAGTATGGATTATTGGGGGCGAGACGGTACAATTGAAGGCGCACAACGAAGCCGAAGCCCTTGACCCGAAAACCAACACCTGGACATCCGGCCCCCGACTCAACCAGGGGCGTCATGGCACGCAGGCCGTTGTCTATAAAGGGAACATCTACATTGTTGCCGGATCAGCCAACCACGGTGGCGGGCCAGAGCTGAATACGGTTGAGGTGTTAAAGTAG
- a CDS encoding DUF1624 domain-containing protein, which produces MRRVAAIDVTRGLVMVIMALDHVRDLLHTPALTQNPTDLTTTTPAIFMTRWVTHLCAPTFVFLSGTSAYLSLRRQAIGNRNDALRFLRSRGLVLLLLELTVINFAFWFDFHFQSLMLQVIYAIGFGLVILSFLAKLPVRTVGIIGLVIVVGQNILQLVPTFTNPVARLIWALLFRTDFFPVSPTFALLVAYPVIPWLGIMLVGFGCGQLLERPTENRKPLLLRIGLGALALFILLRFLNIYGDPAPWSSQKSHLFTFFSFINVTKYPPSLLYDLVTLGLMFVFLAIMDGANNTFTRWMTVYGKVPMFYYILHWYLVHLSMIGMALWQGYSLADLPSGPMNFGRPANAGISLEYVYLVWISIVLFLYPLCRWYGQYKLEHPTIKWLRYI; this is translated from the coding sequence ATGAGACGAGTCGCTGCAATTGATGTAACGCGTGGTTTAGTGATGGTCATTATGGCGCTGGATCATGTCCGCGATTTGCTCCATACCCCGGCCCTGACCCAGAACCCGACCGACCTGACCACAACGACGCCCGCTATTTTCATGACGCGCTGGGTTACCCATCTTTGCGCTCCTACCTTCGTGTTTCTGTCGGGCACTTCAGCTTACTTATCGCTACGCAGACAGGCGATTGGAAATCGGAACGACGCCCTTCGATTTTTACGGAGCCGGGGTTTGGTGTTGCTATTACTGGAACTAACCGTTATCAACTTCGCCTTCTGGTTCGATTTTCATTTCCAGTCGCTGATGCTACAGGTAATTTATGCCATCGGCTTCGGGCTGGTTATCCTGTCGTTTCTGGCCAAGCTACCGGTCCGAACGGTTGGCATCATTGGTCTGGTCATTGTAGTGGGGCAAAACATCCTGCAACTGGTTCCCACTTTTACGAATCCGGTAGCTCGATTAATCTGGGCCTTATTGTTTCGAACCGATTTTTTTCCAGTCAGTCCAACGTTTGCCTTGCTGGTTGCCTATCCGGTCATACCGTGGCTGGGAATTATGCTGGTCGGTTTTGGCTGCGGCCAATTGCTGGAACGCCCAACTGAAAACCGAAAACCGCTTCTATTACGCATCGGCCTCGGTGCTCTGGCCTTGTTTATCCTACTCCGTTTTCTGAATATCTACGGCGACCCGGCTCCCTGGTCATCGCAGAAAAGTCACTTGTTTACCTTCTTCTCGTTCATTAACGTTACCAAGTACCCACCTTCGTTACTATACGATCTGGTCACACTGGGCCTGATGTTCGTCTTTCTGGCAATCATGGATGGTGCCAATAATACATTTACCCGCTGGATGACTGTATACGGCAAAGTGCCTATGTTTTATTACATCCTACACTGGTATCTGGTTCATCTCTCCATGATCGGAATGGCCCTATGGCAGGGGTATTCGCTGGCCGATCTGCCATCAGGACCGATGAATTTCGGACGCCCGGCCAATGCGGGTATTTCGCTCGAATACGTCTATCTGGTCTGGATTAGCATTGTCCTTTTTCTGTATCCACTTTGTCGCTGGTATGGTCAGTACAAATTGGAGCATCCAACTATAAAATGGCTCCGGTATATCTAG
- the ald gene encoding alanine dehydrogenase: MVIGVPKEIKNNENRVALTPAGVTELRKHGHTVYVQVNAGEGSGFEDEEYIAAGAVMLPTIEEVYGIAEMIMKVKEPIAPEYDLIKENQLLFTYFHFASSEELTQAMLAKGAVCLAYETVERPDRSLPLLVPMSEVAGRMAIQEGAKYLEKPMKGRGILLGGVPGVKPANVLILGGGIVGTQAAKMAAGLGAHVTIMDVSLPRLRYLSDIMPPNVQTMMSNEYNIREMIKVCDLIVGAVLIPGAKAPHLITREMLKQMRPGTVLVDVAVDQGGCIETCHPTTHENPTYVIDGVVHYCVANMPGAVPYTSTVALTNATLPYAIQLANKGWQQACRDNADLKLGLNVVEGKVVYKGVADAFGLALTDVNSVLTEEELTH, translated from the coding sequence ATGGTCATTGGCGTTCCTAAAGAAATCAAAAACAACGAGAATCGCGTTGCGCTTACACCGGCTGGTGTTACTGAACTCCGTAAACATGGACATACTGTTTATGTGCAGGTGAATGCGGGTGAGGGGAGTGGTTTTGAAGATGAGGAATATATTGCAGCTGGGGCGGTTATGTTGCCGACCATCGAAGAGGTGTACGGGATCGCCGAGATGATTATGAAGGTCAAAGAGCCAATCGCTCCTGAATATGACCTGATTAAAGAAAATCAACTGCTGTTTACCTACTTCCACTTTGCATCGTCGGAAGAACTGACCCAGGCCATGCTGGCGAAAGGTGCCGTTTGTCTGGCCTACGAAACTGTTGAACGCCCTGACCGTAGCCTGCCTCTGCTGGTGCCTATGTCGGAGGTTGCGGGTCGTATGGCAATTCAGGAAGGTGCCAAGTACCTCGAAAAGCCAATGAAAGGCCGGGGCATTCTGCTTGGTGGTGTACCGGGTGTAAAGCCTGCCAACGTATTAATTCTGGGTGGAGGTATTGTTGGAACGCAGGCGGCCAAAATGGCGGCTGGTCTGGGTGCGCACGTAACCATCATGGATGTGAGCCTGCCCCGATTGCGGTATCTGTCGGATATCATGCCCCCAAACGTACAGACCATGATGTCGAACGAATACAATATTCGGGAGATGATCAAAGTCTGTGACCTAATCGTAGGAGCTGTGCTGATTCCGGGAGCTAAAGCCCCACACCTCATTACCCGCGAAATGCTGAAGCAAATGCGGCCGGGTACGGTGTTGGTCGATGTAGCGGTTGATCAGGGCGGTTGTATCGAAACCTGTCACCCAACAACGCACGAAAATCCAACCTATGTGATTGACGGTGTAGTGCATTATTGCGTAGCCAATATGCCGGGAGCTGTTCCTTATACAAGCACTGTAGCGTTGACCAATGCCACATTGCCGTATGCCATTCAACTCGCCAACAAAGGCTGGCAGCAAGCTTGCCGCGACAACGCCGATCTGAAGCTGGGTCTGAATGTGGTAGAAGGCAAAGTGGTCTACAAAGGGGTAGCCGATGCTTTTGGGCTGGCGCTGACCGATGTAAACTCGGTGCTTACAGAAGAAGAACTAACACATTAA